In a genomic window of Festucalex cinctus isolate MCC-2025b chromosome 11, RoL_Fcin_1.0, whole genome shotgun sequence:
- the LOC144030827 gene encoding uncharacterized protein LOC144030827 isoform X1: MFFFLFSFSQLRSHHIFGSEAPFRIVTAPNLVPDLQTFEDIKAYFEYEESDWSPHELQLAHLLCAKASQLERQRRKRLKWEKRAEELEGRLEALMETMCIQPELSNQHHHDTESLVRCFVGQNGSLTSDGMNTETNEKEETWRRKEEKERNNKERAAKEKKERKEKKEREAKEKKERKEYKRRLKLQKKEREEKEKKERKKHERKEKKQRNECEKEKKEKKAQERKDKKDTKCV; the protein is encoded by the exons atgtttttttttcttttttctttttcacagtTGCGTAGCCATCATATTTTTGGGAGCGAAGCACCATTCCGGATCGTTACGGCTCCGAATCTTGTACCG GACTTGCAAACTTTTGAAGACATAAAGGCATATTTTGAGTATGAGGAGAGCGACTGGAGCCCACACGAGCTGCAATTGGCCCATCTGCTCTGCGCCAAGGCCTCACAACTTGAGAGGCAGCGACGAAAGCGCCTAAAGTGGGAGAAGAGAGCCGAGGAGCTCGAGGGGCGTCTGGAGGCCTTGATGGAGACCATGTGCATCCAGCCAGAACTCTCCAACCAACACCACCATGACACCGAGAGTCTTGTCAGATGCTTCGTGGGACAAAATGGCAGCTTAACG AGTGACGGCATgaacacagagacaaatgaaaAGGAAGAGAcatggagaagaaaagaagagaaagaaagGAACAATAAGGAGCGTGCCGCtaaagagaagaaagaaagaaaggaaaagaagGAGCGTGAGgccaaagagaaaaaagaaaggaaagagtACAAGAGGAGACTAAAGTTGCAAAAGAAGGAGCGTGAGGAAAAggagaagaaagaaaggaagaaacatgagagaaaagaaaagaagcaaaGGAATGAGTgtgagaaggagaagaaagaaaagaaggcgCAAGAAAGGAAAGATAAGAAAGATACTAAATGTGTgtga
- the LOC144030827 gene encoding uncharacterized protein LOC144030827 isoform X2, giving the protein MTSPDPALLRSHHIFGSEAPFRIVTAPNLVPDLQTFEDIKAYFEYEESDWSPHELQLAHLLCAKASQLERQRRKRLKWEKRAEELEGRLEALMETMCIQPELSNQHHHDTESLVRCFVGQNGSLTSDGMNTETNEKEETWRRKEEKERNNKERAAKEKKERKEKKEREAKEKKERKEYKRRLKLQKKEREEKEKKERKKHERKEKKQRNECEKEKKEKKAQERKDKKDTKCV; this is encoded by the exons ATGACCTCACCGGAtccagcattg tTGCGTAGCCATCATATTTTTGGGAGCGAAGCACCATTCCGGATCGTTACGGCTCCGAATCTTGTACCG GACTTGCAAACTTTTGAAGACATAAAGGCATATTTTGAGTATGAGGAGAGCGACTGGAGCCCACACGAGCTGCAATTGGCCCATCTGCTCTGCGCCAAGGCCTCACAACTTGAGAGGCAGCGACGAAAGCGCCTAAAGTGGGAGAAGAGAGCCGAGGAGCTCGAGGGGCGTCTGGAGGCCTTGATGGAGACCATGTGCATCCAGCCAGAACTCTCCAACCAACACCACCATGACACCGAGAGTCTTGTCAGATGCTTCGTGGGACAAAATGGCAGCTTAACG AGTGACGGCATgaacacagagacaaatgaaaAGGAAGAGAcatggagaagaaaagaagagaaagaaagGAACAATAAGGAGCGTGCCGCtaaagagaagaaagaaagaaaggaaaagaagGAGCGTGAGgccaaagagaaaaaagaaaggaaagagtACAAGAGGAGACTAAAGTTGCAAAAGAAGGAGCGTGAGGAAAAggagaagaaagaaaggaagaaacatgagagaaaagaaaagaagcaaaGGAATGAGTgtgagaaggagaagaaagaaaagaaggcgCAAGAAAGGAAAGATAAGAAAGATACTAAATGTGTgtga